A stretch of the Pirellulales bacterium genome encodes the following:
- a CDS encoding IS5/IS1182 family transposase — translation RTHSWLNRARRLLIRWEKKAANYLGLLHFQFAIVALRAAKVLG, via the coding sequence CGCACGCACTCCTGGCTCAACCGCGCACGGCGCTTGTTGATCCGCTGGGAAAAGAAAGCCGCGAATTATCTGGGCCTGCTCCATTTTCAATTCGCTATCGTCGCCTTGAGAGCCGCCAAGGTTCTCGGATAG